The Onychomys torridus chromosome 12, mOncTor1.1, whole genome shotgun sequence genomic interval gcgccaccaccgggcctttctttgtttttgtttttgtttttttgttttttttattttttagttctttatgtattctgcaTACATACTGACCCTCTGTAGATGAGTTGATGACAAACGTCTTCTCTGGTTCTATTGGTCATCACATTGTGTTgattgttttctgtgctgttcagtaGACCTTTACCTTGATGTAATCCCACCTGTCATTCTTTCTCTTATTTCATGTTAAGCTACAATAATGCTTATGCACACACTTCTTAAGAGCTGTTGATAGCCAGTTGGTCACTTAGGCCTATCACACCAGGAGACCCTGCCACTTCCAAGGAGGTGTTGAAACCAACTTTGCAATTCTCATTGGCTTGCTTAGCTTAGGTATGAACAGTTGTCCCAGGAATGTCCGCCTACTCCTTATCCTTCCTCTTTTCCAGGCTGTTTTACAAGAGGCAAAACATTTGTTTTCTCGTTTGTCATCCCTGGAGTTCAGCTTAGGATTCATCTGTGGTTTGCACAAGGGTGAAAAACCAGAGCTGAACAATCCCAAACACTGTTCAGCATGGCGTCCTACAGAGGAACCTGCCCCTCTTGGAGCTTGGGAAAATGAGACCGACCATGGTGCAGCTACCAGCAAGCCTTGAGACTAGGCCCCTTCATCCTCACAGACAGCAGTACACAGTCAGGGACTGGGAAGGGAGCCCATAGTAACAATACCTCTTACAGTCCTTTCCTGGGCGCCACATAGCCATCACTGTGCTGAACACTTGGCATGCATCATTTCACCCCATGTAAGTCCCACCTCCAATCGTAAGGCGCACCAACCAGTCCACTGGAAGAACTGGGATTTAGGCAGGGTCTCCAATGTCACATTTTCCACCATGGAAGGCCTTTAGAAGCCAGCATCTTTTGTTGATGTGATGGTCTTGCTTTTATTCCACAGAAAAACGCAGTAATTGAAAGCCTGCAAGAACAAGTCAACAACGCCAAGGAGAAGCTAGTGAAGCTGATGTCTTCCGAGTGCACCTATGACTCCCCAGAGTGGGCTGCTGCAGCCTCTGCCCATGGGCTGGCAGATGAGGGACCTTCAGAGCACCCTGCTGCCTCTGAGAATGCTGTTAGTGTAGCAGCTGCTGAGGACTCCCTACACGCCTCGGTGGCCTCCCAGCAAAAGCAGAGCCCTGGGGCATCTAAAAGGGACACCAGTCCCTCCCCAGACCAAAAGGACAACGTGACTTTGAAACAGTTTTGTGATCATGCAGACACGGGTTGCAGCCGGAAGCCACAGGCTGAACAATGCGAGGATCCAGAAAGGGGAGACCAGGGACCCATGGCCCCCAGGCAGAGTTTCGTGGCAGATGGAGTGGGCTGTGAATCCCATAGGCCCAAGCAGAGGAACTCAGAGGAACTCCCAGAGAGGCTACCTCGGGTCAGTTCAGTGGTCAGGGagaagcttcaggaagtcctCCAAGAGCTGGACCTGGGTGCCGAGGCTCCCCTTTACCCCACTACCTTGTTCCCAGCAGCTTCGGAAGAGCACCGCTTCCTGCAGCCCCCGGAAGTTGTCCCCATCTAAACTGGGTTTCAGCCCATACGTGGTGAGGAGGCGACGGGCAGCCCAGCGGGCTCGCTTCCACTTCCCTGGCTCTGTGGCCCTCAATATGGGGCATCAGGCAAATAGGACGGCTGTCTCTGGTGCACAAAGCGGGCTGGTTGTGCAGAGCCGGGACAGCCTTACGCTGGACCACCAAAATGCAAGGTCCAAGATACCAAGGTCCTCTTCCGTAATACCGTCACCGCTCTCAGATCCTCATCGGAGACGGAGTACCCTGGAGGGTAGCAAACGAGGCCAGTCCGAGCCTCAGGGGGCCGGTCTCACTGCTGTTCCATGCCTACCCTCTTCACCAGGTCTGCCCAGGCAGCGTCAGCCTCGACTCCTAACGTCCCCTGgctgtccttcctcttcttctggcTGCTACAACCTTGACAGTGAGTCCAGCAGCTCAGATGAGTTTTTCTGCCGCTGCCACAGGCCCTACTGTGAACTCTGCTTCCAGAGCTCTTTGGACTCCAGTGACAGTGATACATCAGATAGCGACCTTGAGCAAGCTCAAGGACTAGCATCCTGGGAAAAGATGTGGGCCCGCTCCAAGCCTGTTGTGAACTTCAAAGATGACTTGAAGCCCACACTAGTGTGAGAAGCAGTGGGGCTGGACACAGAGCTCAGTCTGGGTCCCACAGAAACAGGGATCACGGGAAGAGAGCCAGAGCTCAGTCTTTGAGGACCAGATCAGCACCATGCCTTGACCAGCCTCGACTGTGTTTCTGCTGTGTTCATTCTTACTTTGAGGACTTTTTGATCTATGAATGGAAGGGCATTGCCCATCCGGCTACTACCTCAGCATTACTGTGAGGAGCTCTGGTGAGGGACTGAGGTGCTACATGAGCAGGCAGAGTTGTCCATTCAGCTCCGCCTGTATTCTATGAAACTCTGAATGTATACCAAGTGGCTAGCTAGCTGGATGGACAGAAAGATGGGGAAATGGGTGGGAGAATTCTGCAGAACCACTGTGACCCATCAAACTAGCATTTCAGTGAGCAGACCTGCCAGGTAAATAAGCCTACACCTTTATCCCTCCAACTCATGGGAAGAGTGACCTGCTTTCTGCTGATGGCGGTAAGCATCACTCTTCGGGGTTCCAACTTACGGTTCAAGTCAGACCAGCACTTCCTACTCCATTTCTTCTTGTCCACCCGCCATCATGACACTTACCATGATCCCCAACAGTTTCCTAACATGTATGTGCTCACAGGCTTCTCGGGTTGCTTTCCTGGGCTCAATAGTCCCTGGACCCTGTCCCCTGCTCTCTCTCAGTAGCACAGTGTTCTACTGAAGCACATTGCACATGGGTTTGGAGACTTGCTGGTCAAGAAGTACTTTGAGTGTGATTGAGGTTCCATGACCACCAAAGATACATAAACCTAGAAACAAAAATGGgggaatagaaaagaagaaatgaagggccaggcatggtggcgcacacctttaatcccagcactcaggaggcaaaagcaggaggatctctgtgagttggaggccgaCCTGGTCTGtggaatgagttccaagacaaccagggctgtgtagagagactctgtctaaaaaaataaaaataaataaggaaagaaaggaagaaaagaaggcaaCAGGTAGTGAAATTTTCACCTGAGTCTGGCTTAGTACTTGGCCATCCCAAATTTTAGTAGTTCCTAGTTAaccttataaaattatttctgagcTAGGGACCATTGGGCTTGGAGAAATCAACACCGTAATGCTGGCAAGTGACTAGTGGGGAATTTGCACACACTGCTGATGCTTGATGGGTTTCCCCAGGGATGCACCTCTCTATTCCTTCTTCTGGAAGTGGCAGGCAAGATTTAGGAGAAAGCTAAACAAGGCAGTGAGCTTCCAAGATGTGCTCACCTTGCAGTCTCAAAGGACAAAACCGGGTTCTTCACCCCCTCTTCCCACTTCTGGGGCAtacctgcagttccaggggatccacggAGATGGTaaagagtgagtcccaggaaccCACCTCCCACTGACACTTTGATGGTCACTTAACCCGTCAGCTACTGCCTGTGCTGCCGTACTGCATCTGCATCTGCGCTGCATGTGGGTGTTGTGAAGGAGCTCGGGTTTGGTGGGGTGGCATTTGACACTAAACATCTCACAGAAGTATCACGGACTCTCAGGGCCTGCTGACACCTCATGAGCCTCCAGGTGCTTAGCCACGGAGGCCCTGCTGACAGGACCACATCTTCTGCTGTCTACTGTTCAGTACCAATTTCATAATTTATTGTGTGTAGAGGGCTGTAGTTTCCCTGTGTGTTGTTTGTATGATGACCAAGTGTACCTTAATAAAAGAGGAATGGCCCTCGACATAAGTCTCTTCTAAAGTTGTAGTCTTGCACTGGGGAGGAGGAGCCTGGGGAAGACCAAGCCACTGGAAGAAGGTAAAATACAGAACTGCAGTCAGGCTCTGACAGTTCCATGTACAACTTTTTGCAAACTTCCATTTGTAATAGACTCTCTGACGATCTCTCTGTACAGGTCCTTATCCCAAAAACATCCCCTCTAGTGGGTGGAGGAAACAGTGAAGACCCCCCCCAGACTCCTCCCACCTGGTCGGGTCTCTGGCTGGGCTTATCCTtacctcccctcctcccaatATGCTACCACTAGCAGCCCTCTGTTCCTTATGCAGGACCTGAGGATTCACAACCAAGCGCCCTAACCTTCTCACTCTGCTTCTAGACCCCCAGCCCTGTAAGTCCAGCCCTTCTACAGCCCCATCCTTTTCTAAagtctccccacccacccactacATGCACTGTGTGAACAGTTTGCCTTTCAAGGTTGAGGTGCCCAAATGGAACTGACTAGTCCTCTGCTTGAACGGGAAGGATGTTTCCTGGCCTGTGTTTTGGCCTTGGTTTCAGAGGCTTCAATTAATGCATTTTGCTAATGACTTTGTAAACTATACTAGGCCTGACTGAAAAGGTGAAAAGTCTGTGTTAAGTGTTCCCTATTTATAATTTGGTTCAAATGTTATATGCAAAGCATCATGGCAGCCTATTCCAAAATACTGCCTCCAGACCCATCATTCAACCCTCTGTACCACACAACCTCTTCCCCGCACCCACAGAGTCTCCAGAAGCTTCTACCCAAGAGCAGCCAGTTGGTGGTAGGATCCATGGAGGGACGAATACGCTGTTGTTGCTCTTGGCAAGTTCTTGGCTACTTTCTTGAAGAAGAGTCAGTAAATGGGGCAGAGAAATCCTTCAGAAGTCAACATTGTCTCTGATGCTGTCACCGCACTATGTCACTGCTGGTCCTAAGGCTAGGCATAGCGCCAGGCCCAACTCTGCCCCCACAATATGGTTTCTGCTGATTGAAAATCTTGGGGCTGCAGGTGTCTTTACAACAAAGATCTGCCCTTATCTTCTGAGTTGTCCCAAGCCCCCTTTCCTTAAAGGAATCAACTTGGACccctctgagttccaggaagagaaagaaagccatCCCATGTAGGAGGCATGGCTTTTTTTAGAACTTAAAACACTTTTTTGAAgaattgtttatgtgtatgaagtGGTTTGCCTGCACCTGTGTTTtcataccacatacatgcagtgcccatggaggtcaaaagagggcattagaccccctggaactggagttacagacatttgtgagccagTAGgcgagtgctgagaattgaaccttaGTTCCCCGCAAgagctgttaaccactgagccatctctccagccccaagacatgATTTTGAAAAGAACTGCATCACTTCCAAAGTGGTACAAAGCCCCATTTACATGTGTTTCACCCATGGACTGCAAGTTCCCCAAAAGCACCGAGCACATCTTCCTCCTGTTTGTCCCACCCTGACAGTAGACCTCAGAGAGGTTTGTCCAGGGGAGAATCCAGTAAATGGCCGATGGGCAGCTTTGTGAGGAGGTAAATGGAGAAAACAGGGGAGGGCAAGGTAGCAAAGGCAGAAAGACCTTGCTCTGAGCCAAGAACAGAGCTAGGAAGGGGGACAATCAGTCATCTGGCTTCGCTGCCTCCCAATGCATTAAGAGCATGAACTCACATCACTCCCAGACCCAGAAGTGACTGAATTCTGAAATGACAGTAATTTAGATCTCTCAGGGAAGGGTGAGAGAGGATACTGGGACAGAAACAAGGAAGCTCTTTTGATCAAAATCTTCTCTTGGAGAGTCTTGCTTCCTGGACTTGTTATGGCATCAGACGATATTTCCAGGACATCTGTTGACCTGAGGAAGATATGGGCATCTGCGTGGAGTTGCTCCAGACAGCACTCCCTTGCCCACAGGCCTGATTTCCATAACCTCTGGCACCACACCTACTCAGATCTCTCTGGATTTTCCCTGatctcatcctcctcttcctcagacaACTGCATTTGAAGAGGGGAACATCTCCAGATGTGGCGGAGAGATAGGAAATACCAACATCACATAGTAAGGCAAAATACCTGTTGTGAGTTTCCCAGGTCTGGGTCAGGGTTTCCTGAGATGGGTGCTTGGTGAAGGCCCTATGGTGGCCTCTAGGGAACTaggagaaaaagcaaaaagaaggaagagaagtccagagaacagagagaggcgAGAGGGCTGCGCcgtggaggaggaagagcagaaaaTGGAGGCACCAGGCTCAGCGGCTTGCTTGGTAGACCATTCCTGGCAATTGCCCCTCCTCTAGACAAGTATGCTGGCTTTGGCTCCCAGCGGAGATGGGGGGAGGTTGACTGGGGGGAAGCAAGGCTGAGATGCCCTTGTTCTGTCCAGAGAGTATGTGATCATCTGTTTATGTCTCCATTTCCCCCTCCAGACTGTGAGCGTCACCAGGCTGGAGCGTGTTGTAGTTGTCTTGGTGGCTCCCAAGCTCTGCACCATTTCCTCCTCAGGGTAGCTGCTCTGCAAATATTTGTCAAGAGAAATCAATCAAGGAAAGTGACAAAGAGCAGTGACACCAGCAAGGCAGCTCCGAGAGAGAGGTCACCTGGGAGGCGGGACTCAGGCGCCCCACCTGCTGTGTAAGGGACACGGTGTTGCTGACTTACCTCAGCCTTATCCCCTGTGGTGTCTGCCCTTTATCAAAAGAAGGTGATTATGCTGGTGAGATGGCACAATAGGAGAAGACAGTGTGGCCAAGCCTGTGACAAGTCAGTCCTTAAAGTCTGTGGgcaggagagaagcaactgaCTCAGgttttctcctctgacctccacacaagtgctGTGGCGGGTGTGTactcacacacgcacgcacataaacacacacatatatatacacacacacatacatacacacacacataaacacacacatacaaacacacatacacatatacacacaaacacatacacatatatatacatacacacaaacacacacacatacaaacacacataaaacaaacacaaacacacacatacacaaacacacataacacacaaacacaaacacaaacacacatacatacacacatatacacaaatacacacaaacacacatataaacacacatatgcacaaatacacaaacacacacacaaatacacacaaacacacatatacacacacacatacaaacatatacacaaacacacaaaatacacataaacacatacaaacacacatacacatatatacacatatacaaacacacacatacatgcacacaaacacaaatacacacaaacacacactatacaaatacacacaaacacatatacacatacacaaacacacacatgcacaaatacacacaaatacacatacacatatacacacatacacaaacacaaacaaatagtaaaaacaatttaaagagtacaattttatgcttttaaaagttgctatgtttaaaaaagaaaaagggggctggagagatggctcaggatttAAGATCagtagctgttcttccagaacacCCAGATTTAATTTCCAAcccctacatgacagctcacaactgtctgtagtaaCTCTAGTTggaggggatctgacaccctcaaaccaatgcaaataaaaaataaaataaa includes:
- the Gpr156 gene encoding LOW QUALITY PROTEIN: probable G-protein coupled receptor 156 (The sequence of the model RefSeq protein was modified relative to this genomic sequence to represent the inferred CDS: inserted 2 bases in 1 codon) translates to MELEINCSEFCDSFPGQELDRRPLHDLCKTTITDSQPSSADISPLSPTLLGVVWTFLSCGLLLGLFFFAFTIRCRKNRIVKMSSPNLNIVTLLGSCLTYSSAYLFGIQDAFVGNSMEALIQTRLSLLCIGTSLVFGPILGKSWRLYKVFTQRVPDKRVIIKDLQLLGLVAALVVADVILLVTWVLTDPIRCLQILGVSVKVTGRDVSCSLTNTHFCASRYSDVWIALVLGCKGLLLLYGAYLAGLTNHVSSPPVNQSLTVMVGVNLLLLTAGLIFVLTRYLHSWPNLVFGLTSGGIFICTTTVNCCVFLPQLKQWKAFEGENQTFRRMAKYFSSPSKSLHSQADEDQNCHLRDEKSCMERLLTEKNAVIESLQEQVNNAKEKLVKLMSSECTYDSPEWAAAASAHGLADEGPSEHPAASENAVSVAAAEDSLHASVASQQKQSPGASKRDTSPSPDQKDNVTLKQFCDHADTGCSRKPQAEQCEDPERGDQGPMAPRQSFVADGVGCESHRPKQRNSEELPERLPRVSSVVREKLQEVLQELDLGAEAPLXTPLPCSQQLRKSTASCSPRKLSPSKLGFSPYVVRRRRAAQRARFHFPGSVALNMGHQANRTAVSGAQSGLVVQSRDSLTLDHQNARSKIPRSSSVIPSPLSDPHRRRSTLEGSKRGQSEPQGAGLTAVPCLPSSPGLPRQRQPRLLTSPGCPSSSSGCYNLDSESSSSDEFFCRCHRPYCELCFQSSLDSSDSDTSDSDLEQAQGLASWEKMWARSKPVVNFKDDLKPTLV